Proteins from a genomic interval of Mesobacillus sp. S13:
- a CDS encoding amino acid ABC transporter permease → MNLPSLSHVIEVFFDTYDIFLKGMLLTLQVTAVSILIAIFIGLFFAFLKISGIKVLEWIANAYIYLVRGTPLIVQIFIFYFGMTNLNISAFWSVALGLAFHNGAYIAEIFRGTIQSIDKGQMEAGRSLGMSRVLTMRRIILPQAFRRALPPLGNQFIIGLKDSSLAAFIGMYELFNVATTKGANDFDNMTYLLIVAVYYLFLVYLISALVGLLEKKLSVSD, encoded by the coding sequence ATGAATTTGCCAAGTCTATCGCATGTTATAGAAGTCTTTTTTGACACGTATGATATATTCCTCAAAGGCATGCTACTTACATTACAAGTTACAGCAGTATCGATCTTGATTGCTATTTTCATAGGATTGTTTTTTGCCTTTCTTAAAATCTCTGGCATTAAAGTATTGGAATGGATTGCAAATGCCTATATTTATTTAGTCAGAGGAACCCCGCTAATCGTCCAAATCTTCATCTTCTACTTTGGAATGACTAATCTGAACATTTCTGCTTTTTGGTCTGTTGCACTAGGACTAGCATTCCATAACGGTGCCTATATTGCGGAAATCTTCAGGGGAACAATCCAGTCTATCGACAAGGGACAAATGGAAGCTGGCCGTTCACTGGGAATGAGCAGAGTCCTGACAATGCGGAGAATCATCCTTCCACAAGCTTTCCGCCGCGCACTTCCGCCGCTAGGGAATCAGTTCATCATTGGCCTCAAGGATTCATCATTGGCAGCTTTTATCGGCATGTATGAATTATTCAATGTCGCGACAACAAAAGGTGCAAACGATTTTGACAACATGACGTATTTGCTCATTGTTGCTGTGTACTATTTATTCCTTGTTTACTTGATATCTGCTTTGGTTGGACTGCTTGAGAAGAAACTTTCGGTAAGTGATTAA